Proteins encoded together in one Tripterygium wilfordii isolate XIE 37 chromosome 14, ASM1340144v1, whole genome shotgun sequence window:
- the LOC120015511 gene encoding S-adenosylmethionine decarboxylase proenzyme 4, with protein MAVSGFEGFEKRLELNFFGDDPVTEMGLRLINMESLEKVLNAVQCTVVSSVGNQFFDAYVLSESSLFIYPTKIIIKTCGTTQLLKSICPLIHYAFNLGLTLCSCRYTRGSFIFPKAQPFPHSSFDEEVIHLEETIPSNLCFRKASVMLSKMSNHSWHVFTASDQEIPVDETLYTIEVCMTELDGVLARKFFRRPGDDKNSDSAGMEMTEITGIDNIIPGAIICDFGFDPCGYSMNGIHDGDRYSTIHVTPEDGFSYASFECVGSIYDDKELFSETLKKAVQVFRPATLSVSTTCSSHEVWTRVSNEIEPLGFKCRSFAVDEFPSAGSVVFQTFTSRRK; from the coding sequence ATGGCTGTGTCTGGATTTGAAGGCTTTGAGAAGCGCTTAGAGCTTAATTTCTTCGGTGACGACCCAGTTACCGAAATGGGTCTTAGGCTAATTAACATGGAGTCTCTAGAGAAGGTATTGAATGCTGTGCAATGCACTGTTGTATCCTCTGTTGGGAACCAGTTTTTTGATGCCTATGTGTTATCAGAGTCAAGCTTATTCATCTACCCCACCAAGATCATTATCAAGACTTGTGGGACAACCCAGCTCCTCAAATCAATCTGTCCATTGATACACTATGCTTTCAATCTTGGCCTCACTCTGTGCTCCTGCAGATACACAAGAGGCAGCTTCATTTTCCCCAAAGCACAACCTTTCCCTCACTCAAGCTTCGATGAAGAAGTAATCCACCTTGAAGAGACAATTCCTTCAAATCTCTGTTTCAGAAAAGCCTCTGTTATGCTCTCCAAAATGTCCAACCATTCTTGGCATGTCTTCACTGCTAGTGACCAAGAAATCCCAGTTGATGAAACCCTGTACACGATTGAGGTCTGTATGACTGAGCTTGACGGTGTTTTAGCCCGTAAATTCTTCCGACGTCCCGGCGACGACAAAAACAGCGACTCGGCAGGAATGGAAATGACGGAGATCACTGGGATCGACAATATAATTCCGGGAGCAATCATCTGTGATTTTGGGTTCGATCCTTGTGGGTACTCGATGAATGGAATTCACGATGGAGATCGCTACTCTACAATCCACGTAACCCCTGAAGACGGTTTCAGCTACGCGAGTTTCGAATGCGTGGGGTCCATCTACGATGATAAAGAGCTCTTCTCGGAGACTTTAAAGAAGGCGGTGCAAGTTTTCCGTCCGGCGACGCTCTCAGTTTCGACAACATGTAGTTCTCACGAGGTTTGGACACGTGTCTCCAATGAGATAGAGCCACTTGGGTTCAAATGCCGCAGCTTTGCTGTCGACGAGTTCCCATCCGCCGGGAGTGTGGTGTTTCAGACGTTCACGAGTCGCCGGAAGTAG